The DNA window AGGCACTGTCGCGGCTGGCCCGGCGTACAAGTGCTCCAGCAGCGCGCAGAGCATCGATGACACTGCCTACGACGGTCCGTGGCCCGACAACTGGGAGGTCACGGTGCGCACGTGCGTATCCCGGTCTGGCAGCACCGTGCACGCGTACGCCGAAGTGCAGTGGGACGGCTCCAGCTTCCATCCGGTCGATGACCCGACGATCTTCGACGGGGCCAAGCTCCGGTTGCAGATCAAACAGTCCCGGGACGGTACCGACCCCGTGGTGCTCGAGGGCGACTTCACCGCACTGGAGAGCCGGCTGGAGGACAGCACGTCGGGCGGCGAGAGGCGGGGCCGTTACCGGACGCTGGTGATCAGCCACCGGGCTGGCCCTGGTGCTCTCGCCGATTCGGTCCTGTTCCTGGACTGGCACGGCGATGGCCACGGATACCGGCGCCACGACTACCCCGGCTCCCTCGTTGTCTGGCCCGCTGGGGCCGGGCGGGCGGGTCACACGCGGTCGGGGTGCCTCGGCAGGGCCGCCTCCGCGCCATTCGGTGATGTCCCCACCGCCTGTCGTGACGTCGTCGAGGTCGAGGCCGGCCCGCCGGAGGAATTCCAGGACGTCGGCGGGGCCGTAGGCGCGGCCGAGGCTGATCCCGCCGGCGCGGACACGGCGTGCGCCCTGTATGTCGGGCGGGTCGACGGTCACCGGGTGCTTGTTGCCCGCTTGCTCGGGGTGCTGCGGGCAGTTCATTCGAGTACTCCAAGGGTGGTGTCCGGGCGGCAGTGGGGGCAGGCGGGTATGCCCTCGGCGAGGAGAGCGCGGATTTGCTCGGCGGTGGCTGGGGCGCAGCGTTTGCTGGTGTCCCAGCAGTTTCCGGCGTGGAGGCGGACCACAGGCCGGCCGGTGCCGATTCCGCGCTCGACCAGCCAGGCGGGTGGCTCCTTGGGCGGGCGCCGGGACGCGGCGAGCGCTTCCTGCTCCTCCGCGGCGGACAGGGCTTTCTCGGTTCGGCTGAGTTCGCCGCGCAGATAGGTGACCAGCGTCCGCACCCGGGGCAGGTCTGGCGGCAGGGCGGACATGGTTCAGTTCCCGTACAGCGCCCGCCGCGCGGCCCTGCACGCCTCACACAAGGGGCTCGCAAGGGCTCCGTACCGCGCGGTTGGAGCGTGGCACTTCGCACACGGTCCGGTCTGGCTCGGGGATCAGGTGGCGATCTGCGGTCTGGCGGTGGGGGTGGGGGAGGTCATGGCGCTGCTCCAGGGTGCGGGGCCTCTATTCAATCACCTGTTCGATTTATTCGGCGAGTGGCGCGCTGCAGGTCAGCGGCAGGTCTGGTGGCACAGCGAGGCGACGGCGGGGGCTGGTGATGCCGTGCGCTGCGCGGCACAGCTCCCGCATGTCCGCGGCGCCCGCTCCGGGTGCGGGGTGGTGCGGCCGGTGCGGGGCCGGCCGCGGCAGGACCTTCCATTTCGCTGCCGGGGGCGTGGCCTGCTTCGGGGCGGCGGCCCTGCGGGACCGGCCGGTGCGGGCCGGGCCGTCCGGCGGGGTGCGGGCGCAGCGCGTCGGGCTTCGCCGCTGCTTACCCGGTCTGCTGCCGCGGGTCGGTCGGGGGCGGGCCGGTGGTCCTGTCCGGGGGCGGGCTCGAACGGGCCGGCAGGCGCAGGCAGGGGAGAAAGCGGCAAGGCCGCCTCGGGTGCGAGCCGCTGGCCGGCCGGGGGTTTGTGGTCGGCGGGTGCCGTGGCGCGGGTGGTGGAGCCCGGCACCGGGGCGGAGTGGACGGTGACGCACCCGCAGCCGCGAGGAGGGCGGCGAGGATCAGCGACTCTTTGGCCGCCAGACCGTCGAGCCGGCGGACGAGTTCGGCGAGGAGCCCGGTGAGCTCCTCGGGGAGTTGGACGGCCGCGTCCCGGATTACCGACAGGTGCGCGTCGTAGTCCGCGATCGGCTCCGACAGGTCCACGTCCGCCTCGTAGAGAGGCTCGTCGTGGGGCAGGGCGGTCCAATCGAGCATGTACTCGGCCACCCCCGGCCAGCCGCACGAGCAGCTGACCCGCAGGACCGCCATTGCCGACGCTGAACCGATTCAGGGACGAATTGAGGGTGCTGCTCAGGTGCTGATCCTGAGTTCCAGCACGGGAACGCTCGGCGGGCTGGATGGGCAGACCTAGACTGAGCTGCGGGAACACGGCGGGGGAGTGAAGCCATGGATGTGAGTGGGCGTGCGAGCGATTCGGTGGAACCTCCTCTGATCGCCGCGGTTCGTGCGGGGGACATGCTTCTGGTGAAGAGGCTTCTGGAAGAGGACGGGGACTACGACGAGCGGGCAACGGCGTTCGGTGTGGCTGTCCAGGCGTTCCACGGGGGCATCGCTCAACTGCTGCTCATGGGTGGGGCCGATGCCAGCCAGTGCGCGCCGGACGAGCTGCTGTCCCTGCGCGAGGCGGTTGATTCGGGTTCGCCCGCGCTGGTCGGGGCCCTTCTGGACCACAGCATCCGGGACCGGTACCCGGCGTCCGAGCTGCTGGAGATGCGGGATCTCGCGCGCAGATGGCACGAGGCGGGGGCCGAAGCCGAACTGCGGCACCGCACCGGCTCCCAGGACGATCTTGTCTGTACCAGGGTCCAGGACGATGAGTACTACACAGTCGGCGAGCTTACTCTCGGCGGAATGACCGTGCGGGACGGGCACGGGGCGATCCTCACAGATCTGGAGGAATTGCTCGGCATCCGTGCCTCGTGCGAGGAGCTCATCACACGCGCGTTGGACCGCGTCCAGGACCACACAGCGTGGGGACGGGTCGCGATTCGGCTGTCTCACCGACGTGAGCAGGAGACCTGGACGGCCGCCGAGACCTTGCGCGCTGATGCGGACCCGTCCCGCCGGTTGTTCGGTGCCGAGCTGATGCGGCTGATCGAGCTCTTCGCTGACAGCCACGAGGAAGAGTTCTGCGTCCTCGCCGTGGACGCCCTCACCGACTGGTCGGCCGAGGAGACGGACAACGCCGTCCTCGCAGAGGTGCTGCACGGCCTTGATTCGTACGCCGGACCGCGTGCCGAAGCGGCTCTCCTGGCGCACGTCGGCCACCACGATGCAGGCGTCCGGCGAGCGGTGGCCGCCGGGCTCGGGACGCGCTTGGAGTCCACGTACCTGTCCGACGAAGCTCGTGAGGCACTCCTGGCGCTGATGACCGACCCCGATGCAGACGTACGGATCGCGGCCTGCCGCAAAGCCGGCGAGGCCAGGAACGGCGATCCCGCGCTGACCGACGCCATGGCGGCCCTCCTCGACCACCCGGAGCGCCGGGTCCAGCTTGTTGCCGTGTACGGTCTCGCACTCCACGACGACGAGCGGTGCATGGAAGGGGCAGACCGTCTGGGCCCGCCGCGGCCCGGCTTCCGCGACGAGGAAATGGCCTGCCTCGACGTGGCGTGGCGGTATCAATGGCGCCGCGACGACAACTGACGTCAGCCTGCCCCTGTTGTCAGGTGCTTCGGAGCCAGGAATACCGCATTCTTTGAATGACGCTCCCCGCCAGCTGGGGCGGCGGAATGGACGGCGGCGCGGCGTGAGGCGTACGCGGACGACCAGGGCCAGCCGGCCTCACTGGACGCGGTGACGGCCCGCTCGAACCGCAGCAAGGCAGACCAGGACCCGGCGCAGTGGCTGCCGCCGTCGCCGGAGGCGCTGTGCCGGTACGGCGCGGAGTGGACGGCGACGAAGCTGCGCTGGGGCCTGGCCGCCGACGGGGCGGAGCGACAGCGGCTGTGGGACATCGCGGTCGGCTGCGGCGGCACCGAGGTGGAGTTCACGCCCGCTCCGTAGCCAGAGGGGGCTGCACGACGGGCCGTCACCCGCATGAGGGTGACGGCCCTCTTTCGTATGTCGCTCCGGGCCTGTGCTGCGGCTGCGAGGGTGGGTGGACGCGGCTGGGCCCCGACCCTGGGGGAGTAGGTCGGGGCCCAGCCGGCTTAGGCGGTGTTAACCGCCTGGTTACGGGCGGAAGACGTCCTTGACGTCTTCCTTGGCGTGACGCGTCTTGCCCTTGGCCTGGTCGGCGCGGCCCTCGGCGGTCATGCGGTCGTTGCCCGTGGCCCGGCCGACGGTCTCCTCGACCTTGCCCTTGGCCTGCTCGGCGTGCGCCTTGCTCTTCTCCATGCCCGACATTGGGGACCTCCTCGTGTAGTACCGGATTGGTCGTGACCGCTCGCCTGCTCCCGATCTCCGCCCGCAAACCCCCTGCCCTGAGGCCGGGACCTCGGGGCCTGAAACTTTTGTGGCCTGGGCGGGGGTCGGGAGGGGTCACATGGCGGCGGCATAGGTGTCTGCGATGGGGGTGAGGGGGACGCCGTGGTCGTTGAGGTCGTCGACGACGTCGGACCAGTCCAGTACGGGTTTGTCACCGGTGCGGGGCTGGGATGGACGGGTGGGGGTTCCGACGTCGTGTTCGGGCCGGTTGGGTGCCGGTCCGGTCCGCACCGTGATGGCTGCCGGCCGCGTCAGGAGCAGCCCGTCGGTGGGGTGGGACAACGGTGATCTCTCCTTGGCGGGGCTGGGTGGGTTCGACGGGTGGGTTGCCGCTGAGCAGGAGGCTGAGCAGGACGGTTGCGGACTGGTCGGTGAGGGTTTGGGCGGCTTCCTTGAGGCGGTGGCGCTGTCCGGCGGGCAGGGACAGGGTCAGGGCTGCCGAAGCTGAGGGGCACCGCGACACACACCTCGCGCGGGGAGTACTCGTGCCAGTCGAACTGCGCCGACCTGGTCCCGTTCTCGTCGATGGTGCGAAACAGGCGGGCGGGGTCGGTGATGGTGCGGGGGGTCAGGCGTACGGGGTGGCGGCGGGCGAGGTGGTCCATGCGGGCCTCGAACGGCAGCTGCTGCAGCAGGCTCTTGCCGACGGCGCTGGCGTGGCCGGCGAACCGGAACACCCACTCGTAGACGCGGGGGGCCTGGGGGCCGTCGGAGAGACGAGAGATGTGCACCTCGCCGTCGGTGTAGCTGCTGACGTACACCGCAGCGCCCACCGCGTCCCGCAGCGTCGCCAGGTCACCCCGCCCGCCCCGTATGCCAGACCGCTCAGCACGTCCACCGCTTTCCGGCGCCGTCGTACGCCCCCGCCCCCGCCCCTCCGGGCCGGGTCCGTGGGCACGGCAGGTTTGGCCGCAGTTGTGATGCCCGGTCGAACCTGCCGACGGCAGGCCGGCACCGAGGCCGCCGGCGGCCTGGTCCCACTATCTGGCGGCGCCGTAGAACGCTGCCGGGCTGCGGTCTGCTCGAGTGGCGCCTCTGCCCCGGCTTGATACTGCGAGCCGAGGCGGGCGAGCCGAAGGCTCCTGCAGATGGTCTCGCCGTGTCACACGCCGCCGCGACCGCGGAAAGAAGAAGGTGCCTGTCACGACGCCGGATCCCCAACGAACGCACGTGAGAGACTTGGTGGTCGGATCGCCGAGGCAGAAGGGCCGCTTGCCATGTCGGACGCCATACCGCCGCCGGTGCATCTCGACAAGGTGGTGGACGGGCTGGCGGAAAACCCTGCACTACCGTCGGAGCTCGTCCACCGGCTCCTCGGATACCGCAAGGGCCTTGGCAGGGTGGCCAAGCGGCCGGACCTGAGCGATGGCGCGATCGCCGATATCATTGCCACAGACGATCACTGGCTCACACACTCTCTCGCCCTGAACCGCAGCCTCCCACAGGCCTTCCGGATGATTCTCGCGGAGCACCCGGATCCCGCGATACGTAAGGCTGTAGCCGTTGCTGCGGACGGCGCCCCGCGAGAGCTGTTCGAGCTGTTGCTCGACGACGGCGACCCGCAGGTCCGCGAACACTTGGCGGAGAGCGATCACATGCCGGCAGACCTGCGTACCCGGCTGGCGGCGGACCCGAACCCGAAGGTCCGGGCGACGCTTGCCCAATGGTGGACGACCGCCCCGGAACCGGTGCGCCGACTGCTGCTGACAGACTCCGACGACTCAGTACGAGCAGGAGCCTGCGCCACCTACTTTCGCCGGCTTCCCCATCCCGTTCCGCCGGCAGACCTCGTTCCGGACCTGTTGGCCGACCCGGTCACGCGCGCCGGGGCAGTGCGCCACTGCAGGCTGGACACCGCCACCGCCCACCGGCTGGCCGAAGATCCGAACGATGAGGTGCGCGAGGAACTCGCGGAGCACCCCGACCTGCCGCCGGCACTGCGCGACAAGCTTGCCCAGGATCCCAACCTGCGCGTTGCACTCCGTGTCTTCGCCCGTCAGGACACACCGGAGTCGATCCGTGCTGCGATTCATGTACAGATCGTGTCCGACGTGCCTCCGCTGGACTGGCTCGCGGACCACCAAGCCCTGGACGACGACGCGCTTGACCGGGAACTCACGGGCGAGATAGCCCGCGCGGAGCTCCGGACACTGCGCCTGCCGTGGGTGACGGCCGACCCCGTGCCGTACGTGGACTCGCCGTACGTCTGCTTCCGCGCCTCGGCCGCGATGTCCGACCACCTTCCGCCGCCGCTCGTCGCCCAACTGCTCGACGACGAGGAGAGCAGCGTGCGTACCACGATGGCTCTTCACGCCCGAGACCGGATCGATCCCGACACCGCCGAGCGTATTGAGCGAACCTACCGTCCGGACAAAATGGTCAGATGGCGGCCGGCCGACGACTTCCCTCTTCCGGCAGATGTACTGCGGCGCCTGGCCACAGACCCCGACCCCAGAATGAGGCAGCTGGCCCTGCGGGACCCCGACCTGCCCGTGGAACTCGCGCGCCAGCTAGCGGCTGACCCCGACCACATGGTGCGCCGCACTGTCGCGACCCATCACCGACTTCCAGCTGAGGACCTGACGCGGCTGCTTTTTGATCCGTCCGAATCTGTCGCGGCCACTGCAGCCGCAAACCCGAACCTGCCAACCACCGGGATGCACCAGCTGCTCGCCCTCGCAGGCTTGTGACGCTCGATTGTGCGCGGCCGGTACTCCTCACTGGATTCATACCTCCGGAGGTGATGACATGGGTGAGAGGGGCTCCCTGATGGCGCCTGACCCGCTTGAGCGGATGGCTGCGGCGTGGGCAGCTTTCGATGAGAGTCTTAGAATGCAGAATGGATTCGACGAGGAACTTTACGTTTCCTTCAAGCAATCCTTGCAGGCGTGTACAGATGCATGGGCGACGCTCGACGCTATCCCTCGTCTTGGAGTGAACATTCTCGTTGATGTCTTCGCTGCTACCGAAGCGAACGCCGATCTCTATGAGGGGGAGTCGGCTGATCGAGTCATGGAGGCGGCCTATGAGCTGCACAACCTGATCGGTGAATGCGTCGCACTTTCCTAAATCTATGAGGGTGCGCTTATAGCTCGTAACACGATCATGAATCGTGTTTCTTGAGGCGTCTCCAGCAGATGAGGCTGCAGGCGAGGGAGACGAGCGCGTCGTGGAGTTCGGTGCGGCGTTCCCATCGGACGGCGAGGCGTTTGAACTGATGGAGCAGGGCGAAGGTCTGCTCCACGACGTAGCGGAGTTTGCCCATGCCCTTGATGTTCGGGGCTCCTTTGCGGGAGATGACGGGCAGGATCCGGCGTTTGCGCAGCTCTTCCCGGTTGGGGTTGGAGTCGTAGCCCTTGTCGCCGAGCAGGGCGTCCGGGCGTCTGCGGGGACGGCCGGGGCGGCCCGCCACTGGCGGGATGCCGTCGACCAGGGCGAGGGTCTGGGTGACGTCATTGACGTTCGCCGCGGTCGTGATGACCTTGAGCGGGGTGCCGCGTCCGTCGCAGATCAGGTGGTGCTTGCTGCCCGTCTTCCGCCGGTCGACCGGCGACGGACCGGTGTCGGCTCCCCCTTTTTCGCGCGAATGTGAGAGCCGTCCACGCATGCCCTGGACCAGTCGAGCCGGCCGGCCGCGTTCAGCTCGGCGAGCAGGATTCGGTGCAGCTGGTCGAAGACCCCGGCCTGCTGCCACCGCTCCAGTCTTCGCCAGCAGGTCTGTCCCGAGCCGAACCCCAGCTCAGGTGGCAGGAGTTGCCAGGCAATGTCGTTGTGCAGGACGTACAGGATGCCCTGCAGGCACAACCGGTCTGCGACCGGCCGCGGCCCTGGCGACCTCGTCGGCCAGGGCGGCAGCAGCGGCTCGATCAGCGCCCACAAGTCGTCGTCCACGATCCACGGCCGAGTGCTCACGCACTCACGAACGGCCGAATCATCACACCGGTTACGCCCGACCAGGGCATCTCACCAAGATCCTGTTACGAGCTATTAGCCGTGTGGCGGCCTGATCAGCCGGTGGAGGTGTAGCCGACGACTGCGTACGGCAGGAAGGCAGTGAACAGCTGCCTCGGTGAACGCAAGCGCCGGCCCGTTCGGGTCCTTCGAGTCGCGGAGGGCGACGAAGCCGCGGGTCGGCCGGGTGTCGGCGACCTCGACGCACTGCTCGCCGCCGTCGCTGAACGACGAATTGAACCACTGAGCTTCGGGCAGGTCGGTGGCGTACAGCCTGTTCGTGTCAATCATGACGAGGCCTCCAGTCAGGTGCTGGCGTTGCCGTGGTTGTCGATCAGAGGGACGAGTACGCGGACACGTTCGTGAAGGTCGCCGACCCCCGTAGCCGGTACGCCGGCCAGGACCTGGTCGAGGCGGGCGAGGCGGGCGCGGGATGTCGAGCGCAGCCGGGCGGCGGGGACGCGGGCGAGGACATCCAGGGCCCGCTGAGCGGCGTCCGTGGGCTGGGTGGGTGCCTCGGCCTGCGCGAGCACCAGGGTGGCTGCGGCCCAACCGGGGGTGGCCACGGCAGTGGCCGCGATGGACGTTTCGGCGGCAGAGCGTGCGCGGTTGTGGTGGCCGAGGGCGATGGCGGACTCGGCCTGGTGGAGGGTGTACTCGGCGGCGTCGAATCCGAACCGGCCGGGGGCGAACCCGACGGGGTCGGTTTCGAGTTCGCGGGCGGCCGCGGCGAGCGCCGTGTCGGCTTCCTGCTCCCGGCCGAGACCGGCGAGGGAGGTCAGCTGCGCCCATGCGTGTGCCTGGGCTTTCGGCAGGCCTGCGGGGGCGTGGGCGACGGCCCGCTCGGCGTAGGCCAGGGCGTTCTCGTAGCGGTTCTCGGCGCGGGCGACCATGCTCTGCGCGCCCAGGGCCCAGGCGGTCAGGCGCGCGTCGTCGGTGCGGGTGCCGTAGGCGGTGGCGGTGGCCAGGTGGGCGCGGGCGCCGGTGTGGTCGTCGAGGTGGAAGGCCAGGTTACCCATCAGGGCCGAGAGCCAGCCGACGTTGCGGTGCAGTCCGCCCGCGACCTGCTCGTGGACGTGGCCGGTGACCAGGCAGTCGGTGAGCAGGCCGCGGGCGGCCCGTACTTCCTCGAACAGGAGGTACGCGGGGTGTTTGGGGTAGGTGAGGGCGTAGTGCTCGACGGCCGCGTCCGCCAGCTCGGTGACCTCAGTGCTGCCGTGGGGGTCGGCGAGGAGGGCGAGCTGGAGGGATTCGCGGACGGCCGGAAGGCCGGCGGCTGTGGTCATGTGCACCACCATTTCCCGTGCGCCAGCGCTGCACGTGTCGGTCTCGGGCCGACCGTACCGGATCACGGTGGACAACTCGTGCTCCGGAAAGACTTGTTCGAGGAAGCCCAGGCCGAGCTGGGCAGGGGTGGCGCCGTAGGCGCGGCAGAGCATGACGGTGTACTCGCGGTCGGGGCGTTCGCGGGGGTCGTGCTCCCACCGGCACAGCATCGGGTCGGACAGGCTTCGCGGTAACAGCCCGTCGGCGACGTACAGGGCCTTGACCTGGGTGATGGTCTCGGCACGGGACCAGCCCAGCGCGAGCCGCCAGGCCTCCAGCTGCCGCACCTCGGGCAGGGCGCGGCGGATCTCGGCGGCGGTCTGTTCGGTGTCGAGGCGTTCGCGCTGGCAGCGCATCCGGATGCCGGCTGCCTCCTTCTTGATGGCGGCGCGGCGTGAGCGGGCGATGGCGGCGGCCATGGGCACCCCCGGAGGGAGCGGGATATCGGGACAGCAACCGTAGCCCACCCC is part of the Streptomyces subrutilus genome and encodes:
- a CDS encoding DUF6233 domain-containing protein; protein product: MSALPPDLPRVRTLVTYLRGELSRTEKALSAAEEQEALAASRRPPKEPPAWLVERGIGTGRPVVRLHAGNCWDTSKRCAPATAEQIRALLAEGIPACPHCRPDTTLGVLE
- a CDS encoding HEAT repeat domain-containing protein is translated as MKRLLEEDGDYDERATAFGVAVQAFHGGIAQLLLMGGADASQCAPDELLSLREAVDSGSPALVGALLDHSIRDRYPASELLEMRDLARRWHEAGAEAELRHRTGSQDDLVCTRVQDDEYYTVGELTLGGMTVRDGHGAILTDLEELLGIRASCEELITRALDRVQDHTAWGRVAIRLSHRREQETWTAAETLRADADPSRRLFGAELMRLIELFADSHEEEFCVLAVDALTDWSAEETDNAVLAEVLHGLDSYAGPRAEAALLAHVGHHDAGVRRAVAAGLGTRLESTYLSDEAREALLALMTDPDADVRIAACRKAGEARNGDPALTDAMAALLDHPERRVQLVAVYGLALHDDERCMEGADRLGPPRPGFRDEEMACLDVAWRYQWRRDDN
- a CDS encoding CsbD family protein, with translation MSGMEKSKAHAEQAKGKVEETVGRATGNDRMTAEGRADQAKGKTRHAKEDVKDVFRP
- a CDS encoding IclR family transcriptional regulator domain-containing protein, with the translated sequence MPSAGSTGHHNCGQTCRAHGPGPEGRGRGRTTAPESGGRAERSGIRGGRGDLATLRDAVGAAVYVSSYTDGEVHISRLSDGPQAPRVYEWVFRFAGHASAVGKSLLQQLPFEARMDHLARRHPVRLTPRTITDPARLFRTIDENGTRSAQFDWHEYSPREVCVAVPLSFGSPDPVPARRTAPPPQGSRPNPHRPVRNRPAQPPAQRQPTRRTHPAPPRRDHRCPTPPTGCS
- a CDS encoding IS5 family transposase (programmed frameshift); the encoded protein is MSTRPWIVDDDLWALIEPLLPPWPTRSPGPRPVADRLCLQGILYVLHNDIAWQLLPPELGFGSGQTCWRRLERWQQAGVFDQLHRILLAELNAAGRLDWSRACVDGSHIRAKGGADTGPSPVDRRKTGSKHHLICDGRGTPLKVITTAANVNDVTQTLALVDGIPPVAGRPGRPRRRPDALLGDKGYDSNPNREELRKRRILPVISRKGAPNIKGMGKLRYVVEQTFALLHQFKRLAVRWERRTELHDALVSLACSLICWRRLKKHDS
- a CDS encoding DUF397 domain-containing protein; its protein translation is MIDTNRLYATDLPEAQWFNSSFSDGGEQCVEVADTRPTRGFVALRDSKDPNGPALAFTEAAVHCLPAVRSRRLHLHRLIRPPHG
- a CDS encoding Twin-arginine translocation pathway signal, producing MAAAIARSRRAAIKKEAAGIRMRCQRERLDTEQTAAEIRRALPEVRQLEAWRLALGWSRAETITQVKALYVADGLLPRSLSDPMLCRWEHDPRERPDREYTVMLCRAYGATPAQLGLGFLEQVFPEHELSTVIRYGRPETDTCSAGAREMVVHMTTAAGLPAVRESLQLALLADPHGSTEVTELADAAVEHYALTYPKHPAYLLFEEVRAARGLLTDCLVTGHVHEQVAGGLHRNVGWLSALMGNLAFHLDDHTGARAHLATATAYGTRTDDARLTAWALGAQSMVARAENRYENALAYAERAVAHAPAGLPKAQAHAWAQLTSLAGLGREQEADTALAAAARELETDPVGFAPGRFGFDAAEYTLHQAESAIALGHHNRARSAAETSIAATAVATPGWAAATLVLAQAEAPTQPTDAAQRALDVLARVPAARLRSTSRARLARLDQVLAGVPATGVGDLHERVRVLVPLIDNHGNAST